A region of the Deltaproteobacteria bacterium genome:
AGAAATATTGCTTTGGCTGTAGGAGGTTTTAACCACTATGTTATTAAAAGCACTGATGGAGGTCCTAATTGGCGGTATTCTAACGCGGGGTATACTGGCGGTCATGTTGGAGACCAGCCTATGGCAGCCCACACGGCTCCGTTCGTATGGGACAAGAACAATTCCCTTAGGTTTATGTTGCTAGCTAATGATTACGGTGGCTGGATCACGACGGACGGAGGCAGTTCTTTTTCATATAACGGAGCTCGTCCCGACACTGTTTTAAATATTCGTTCCTACGCCGGATCTTTCGACCCGTCTGCGGGATCTCAAACTATTGTTGTTGGGATTGGGCCTAATCCCGGTGCGGGTAAAGATCTTAATGGAAACGGGAAAGTCGATGAAGATGAAAAAACTCAACAAGACGGTCAAATTATAGCAGTATCCAATAATAATGGGGCGACGTGGACTACTAAAGCAGAGACCAAAAGAAGAGGTATTAATGCAGATGGCATTTTCCAATTCATAGCCTTTAATCCCCAAGACCCTGAGATTGTTTATGCCGACAATCTTAAGAGCACAAACAAAGGGGCTGCTTGGGCTCCGGTTGGACGACGCATTGTTGCTATGTATCCAGGCAACGGAAACACCGTTTATTCTATTAGTGGCGGTACGATTTATAAATCGACTGATGCTGCCAAGACATGGCCAAGCTCCTACCCTGCGGTGGTTTCAAACGATATTAGAGGTATTACTATTCATCCTAGCAACCCCGACAAAATATTCGTAGCTGCTGGAGACAAGGGACTTTACGTTATAAGCGGCAGCAGCATCACATTAAAAAATGCCGCTAATGGTTTAGTAAATATAGGTGCCAGAGCTGTCGCAGTAGATCCTGCCAATCCAGAAATAGTTTATGTGAGTGTTAAGCGTAGTTCCATTAACGTTTCTCAATCTGTCTTCATGTCAACGAACGGTGGTAATACGTTTGCCGATATCTCTGGGAATTTGAGCCCCTTAAACATTGATTCCATATCTGTTAATCCGCATACGCGCTATGTATACGTTGCAAGCTCTGCGGGCACCTGGAGACTCCCGCCTACTGGGACGATTGATTCCATACCACCTGCTGCGCCAACTGGATTCAAGGTTGTGCAGTAAGGATGCTACGGTTAAAAGAGCTTTTTTAAGGAGAGTGTGGCTTAAGAGATTGTATTAGTTTTACGACTCGTCATAAAGACCGTGTTCTCTTATGTAAGACTCCACGCAGGGATATGAGCTATGTTTGCTCTGGCGGACATGTGTTGAGTCGATTGGTATGCCTGTGTCTACACAGATTATGTCTAGGCTAAGCTTATCGACGTTTCGCCACTTTTTTACATCCTCAGCATCCTTTTTGCCGACTGCCCAATGAATTTGTCCAGGAAGATACTTTCGCAGTTCTTTCACCAAATCTTCGACGTAAACGTAATCCCTAGTGCATATCCAAATGCCTCGTCGATTCTTGTCGTGAAAGACGGGCAACTTCTCTGTGGTTAAAACTAGCTCTATCATCCTCACTCTGTGAAACATGGTAGTCGGCGCGGTGACTTTCCAGGGGTTTTGAGAAGTAACTGCCAGTATTACGAGATCGTAGTTTTCTAGGAGGTTCCTAATGACCGCTATGTGGCCCTCGTGGATGGGGTCGAAAGTGCCACCAAAAACTGCGTAATCGCCTTCAAATTTGGGAAACTTATCTTCAATCATAACTTAAAAGTTGTCCTTGCCAAGAAGCTTGCCTACTGGCAAGAGTAAGAATGATTAACGCGCGTCTTTGCGGGAGAATTTTTATGAGTTTGCATAGAGTGGCTATTATTGGAGGCATTAGAACGCCATTTGTCAAGGCTGGGGGGGCATTTAAGGATTATTCGTTTCAAAATTTAGGAGCTCATGTCTTAAAGGCAATAGTTACGAGGTTTAATCTTAAGCAAGATGCAATAGATGAATTTATCTTTAGCTCTGTTCTCTTAGATCCAACAACTCCAAACTGGGCGCGCGAGATTTTGTTTGAGGCGGGACTTAAAAAAAATATTTATGCTCATTCAGTCTCAAACAACTGTATCTCTGGCTTGGTAGCTATTACGTCCGCTGCTGAGCGAATTCGCTTGGGTTTAAGCACCTGTGCGATTGCAGGTGGAAGTGAGTCGATGTCGAATCCTAGCCTGACTTTTGGAAAACAGGTGTCTAAGATTTTCCTAGAACTCTTTCGCACGCGTGCACCAATTGAGCGCGCAAAATTAGTTTGTAAACTTCGTCCTCGACATTTAATGCCTCGTCCTCCAGCAGTGACCGAACCGTCAACAGGCTTAACTATGGGCCAGCACATGGAGATAACCGCTAAGGAGATGGGTATCCCTAGGAAGGTGCAGGACGAGATAGCGCTCGCAAGTCACAAAAATGCCTTTGCTGCCACAGAAGATAAAAGGTTAACGGCTGAAATTGAGCCGCTCGGAGGAGTGGAAAGAGATTTGCTGATTCGCCCCGATACCTCGCTCGAAAAACTTGCGGCCTTAAAACCCGTTTTTGACCGCTCTCCACAAGGCACTATTACCGCCGGAAACGCCAGCGCACTTACAGACGGCGCGTCGGCCCTGATCTTAATGAGCGAAGAGAGGGCAAAAAAAGAGGGCAGGGAGATTCTCGCGTATATTTCCGACTATCAGTATGCAGCAATAGATCCAGCCTTAGGCTTGTTGATGGCTCCGGCCGTGGCTGTCCCTAAATTGCTTGCTAGAAATAGTTTAACGTTTAGCGATTTTGATTTAATCGAGATACATGAGGCGTTTGGCGCGCAAGTGGTTGCTAATATTAAGGCTTGGGAAGAGGGATGGAGTTCGGAGTCGAAAGAAAGCGCCTCTAATCTAAGGGTGGGGCCGCTCGACAGGACCAAACTTAATGTCTTAGGTGGCTCTATCGCCATAGGGCACCCATTTGCCGCGACCGGTGGGCGCATGGTGACAACCCTAGCTAATGAGCTTAAGCGGCGGTGCGCGAGACGAGGCTTGATAAGCGTCTGTGCGGCGGGTGCTATGGCGGCGTCTATGATGCTAGAAAGGGATTGAGGCACGACGACACTGCATAAGAGCATATAGCGCGCTAATTTGCTGGACAATTTTTTCGCAAGCTGCGAGAATGTTTGGAGGTTAGAGATTGGCGCGCGATCGCGGTAGTGCGCTTTCGCGCTACTGAGGAAAGTCGGGACACTATAGAGCATGTTGGCTGCTAACGGCAGCTTGGGGCGACCCAAAGATAGTGCCACAGAAAATAAACCGCTTTTCAAGAGAGTTAGAAGTCGCCAACTTGTTGGCTGCGTTCTAGGCTACTTAGGTAGTATCTTGGAATAGTAAGGGTGAAACGGTGGGGTAAGAGCCCACCAGCGTTAGAGGTAACTCTAGCGGCTTGGTAAACCTCAGCAAGTGCAAGACAAAATAGGAAAATCAGCACGCTCTGCGAGGGACTGCTTCAGGGCAGTGCTTTTGTCGGGCTGCTCGTAGCTGCTCGCTATGAGAATTTTCGGGTTCCGTCGCTTAGAGGAATGATCGTGCTTAGACAGAATCCCGCTTATAGCAATCTCTAGCCCTTTTTATGTTTATAGATGCGAAAGGAAATTTTTAAGAGATGCTAAAAACTCATTGGCGCCTGGTGTCACTCCTCGAGAGAATTGGGGATAACGCCATTGTAATATTAGCTTTTTTTGCGGCGTATTTTTATCGCGATTCTTTGCTAAGTCTGATTGCCCCATTAACTTTTGCTTCACCCAAAAAACTGCACGCTCTCGGAGAGATTAGTGACTATTTCATAGTGCTAGGCGTATCGCTGCCGCTCTTTAACGCTATACTTTCTCTATCGGGAGCTTATCGAAGCATGCGCTTTAGTTCGGTGCTTCAGCTCATTCGCATGGCCAGTTTCTCGTCTCTCTTAGTGTTCTTGTGCGTTGGTTCCGTGTTGTACTTACTCAAGCTAGATTTAAGTAGAAGCTTTGTTGGAGTCTATTGCTTCTTGTGTGGCGTTGGCTTGTTAATCGAGCGATACTCAATGCTACGGCTCTTGCGTTATTGGAGAATCCGCGGAAAAAATTTTCGCAATTTGCTAATAGCAGGAACTGGGAAGCAAGCGCGAGAAGTATATTTAGAAATTATGCGACAGCCAGAACTAGGAGTGCGCGTCGTTGGTTTTGTCCACATGGGTTCTCAAGGCAAGTCAAGTGTGCTCAAAGTGGGATCGTCGCCAGCGGGGGGCCAAGAAATGATCGAAAAGCAAAGCGCGTCTTTTGTTTACGACCTTCCCGCACGAGTTGTCGCGACAAAGAAAACTTTTGAAGTAGCTCTAAAAAAATATGCTGTGGATGAAGTGTTGTTTACGGAAGTAAGTCGCAATCTAGCAGCTATTGAGGATTTGGCGGAGATCGCCGTAGACGAGGGCATTCACGTTACACTGGCAGCGGATCTTTTTAGCCTTGGGATTATTAAATCGGACACTAGTTATTTCGGCTCTTTGCCCTTAATCCATTATCAGCCCGCTCCGGGGGATAGTTGGGCGCTCTTTACCAAACGCCTAGTGGATATGGGCATTTCTACATTACTGCTGCTGCTGTTAGCGCCATTGATGTTAGCAGTTGCGTTTTGTATTAAATTAGATAGCTCAGGCCCAATATTTTTTAAGCAAAGGCGCATGGGCCTAAACGGGCGGACTTTTGTTTTGCTAAAATTTAGATCCATGATTAAAGACGCAGAGAAGCAGCTAGGAGAGTTGGTCTCTCGAAATGAGATGAATGGGCCGGTTTTTAAAATTCGCAACGACCCCCGCATTACTCGCGTTGGCAAATGGATTCGCCGACTTAGCATTGACGAGTTGCCGCAGTTAATAAACGTGCTTAAAGGAGATATGAGTCTCGTTGGGCCACGGCCACCGTTGCCGGAAGAGGTTTCCCTCTACATTCGCAAACATCGACGACGCCTAAGCATGCGGCCAGGGCTAACATGTATATGGCAAACGAGCGGGCGGAACGAAATTCAAGACTTTGAAACTTGGGCCTCACTAGATTTAGAATATATCGACAATTGGTCACTTAAGAAGGATTTTGAATTACTGCTAAAAACTGTTCCAGCGGTCCTATCTGGTTTCGGAGCGAGATAGGTAATATTGATCTTTTTCTTTCAACCAGAATCGCTACTTGTCAGCTACGATGTCGGGGAGTTTTTCTACGAGGTAGAGCGGTAGGGAGATTAGATCGTAATTAACGTTTATGTTCTTTTTTTCCTTTTGAATAGTCGTTTCTATGCGTTCTTTAGCGGGTGAGTTGGCGTAGAAACGCACTGCTAAAGGGGCCTTCTTTTCTCCCATAAACTGATGAAGCGATCTTAAACTTCCGCCTTTGCCAGACTTAACCTCGATGGGAATAATCTTGCCGTGAAAAGACACAACAAAGTCCACCTCGGCGTTGGACGTTTTCCGCTCTCTGATCCAATAATTAAGCTCGCGGTTTACGTCCGGGAAAATTAAATATTGTAAATGCTGCCCTATAAATTGTTCAGCGATGGCACCTTCGTTTATTAAGCGAAGGTTATCAAAGTGCGAAAGGCTATCCCACTTAAGTCCACATACAGCATTCATAAGGCCAATATCTAAAAAAAGCAGTTTGTAGATTTTTTCCTCAACATCTGCTTGGAGAGGTAAGCCCGAACAATGGCTGTGAGTAACTTTAGAAATAACACGTGCCATGCTAAGCAGTTCAATATCGGTCTTTATGGTCGAGCTTTGTTCCTCGCGGGAGAAGTGAGCGTATTTGACCTTTGTTCCCACGTTTTTTGCGGCAAAATTAAAAATGTGAACTATGCGACTTAGATTTCTCGACCCACAATACTTGGGGAAATCCTCGCGGTAAGTATCTATAATGGAGCTGTGAACTTCCTTAACTTCTGTGAACTTTCTAGTTTTTGCAAAAATTTCTACTGCTTCCGGCATTCCGCCCACAAATAAATAATTGCGAAGCAACTCCGATAGGCGTTTATGCGCAATGGCATTTATTTCCTTGCCCACTTCATAAGTATCTATTTCTTTCCTAAGCTTATATTCTTCCAGTGCCTCTAAAAATTCGCAAAAGGTCATTGGCCCCATGTGAAGATATTGAACTCTACCCACGGGCATAGAGAAATTATGATCTCTTAGGGCAAACTCTAACAAGGAGCCGGCACTAATGATGGGAATCTTTTTAATCTCCTCATGTAAGTACCTTAGTGCGGGAATGGCTTCTGGTATTGCCTGAAGCTCATCCAAAAACAATAGCGAACTAGGCACGATAGAGTCCATTTGCGGCAACGCTTCGAGTTGGTTGATTAGCTTCCTAGGATCCATGGCGGAAAAGGCACTAGCAAGCTCTGGAAAGCGCTCCAAATTCACTTCAAGCAAAGGCAGGTGTTGTTCGGCTGCAAATAGACGTACCAACGTGGATTTACCCACCTGACGAGCACCTCGGATTATGAGGGGCTTACGATTTTCCTTTCCTAGCCATTCTAATAGAAATTTTAACTGGTTACGCTTCATAATAACACCCTCCTACTAAAATACCCCCCTATTTTCGTACTGTCAATATGATTTTATGGGGGTATTTTAGTAGTTTTGGTGCGAACTGTAGAAAAATCTGGTTCCTATTTTTTCTTTCAACCAGAATCGCTAAATAGCTGCCGACAGTCGCGCTAGTCTACTTAGTGGCCTTACTATATTCACCACTAATATAACACTGCCATCGTGGCCTGGTGTCTTCTTCGCATTTGCGCCTAAACTTAGCTTACCTGTGATTCCAAAGATATGTTTAACTCTTACAGCCACGCTAATTACGACGATAGGAATGTCTGTGGCGCCTTGTTTGTCACTTGGAAAATCGCCCAACAAGATTCCCAGATGGCGATTTTTGGGAGTTATGAATTGACCTCTGACTATCGCATCAAAGTCGGGACTATAGTCGAGCGATCCTCCATCATCGGCAGAATCAAATTCGGCGACTAGTTCCTTGCCGACAATGCGGTTAGATTTTACGCGGCGCGGTACAAGGAGATTGTAAACCGCCAAATGAACTCTAATGTCTTCCGGAGAATGTCTAAAAATTGCCATCTCTCTGCTATCGCTTAACTCAGACAGAAGAAAATTTCCCGCGTTTCTTAGCGCTATCTTAGCGGCCGCATAATCGGCTGCGCCGGAGCAAGAGACGCCAACTCCAAAGTCATCGCAGCTCGGACAATCATAGGGGCTATTGTTTGGGGTTTTTAGAATACACCAACTCTTACCTGCAAGTAATTCCTTAGGAGCATTATTG
Encoded here:
- a CDS encoding adenylyltransferase/cytidyltransferase family protein, with translation MIEDKFPKFEGDYAVFGGTFDPIHEGHIAVIRNLLENYDLVILAVTSQNPWKVTAPTTMFHRVRMIELVLTTEKLPVFHDKNRRGIWICTRDYVYVEDLVKELRKYLPGQIHWAVGKKDAEDVKKWRNVDKLSLDIICVDTGIPIDSTHVRQSKHSSYPCVESYIREHGLYDES
- a CDS encoding acetyl-CoA C-acyltransferase; this encodes MSLHRVAIIGGIRTPFVKAGGAFKDYSFQNLGAHVLKAIVTRFNLKQDAIDEFIFSSVLLDPTTPNWAREILFEAGLKKNIYAHSVSNNCISGLVAITSAAERIRLGLSTCAIAGGSESMSNPSLTFGKQVSKIFLELFRTRAPIERAKLVCKLRPRHLMPRPPAVTEPSTGLTMGQHMEITAKEMGIPRKVQDEIALASHKNAFAATEDKRLTAEIEPLGGVERDLLIRPDTSLEKLAALKPVFDRSPQGTITAGNASALTDGASALILMSEERAKKEGREILAYISDYQYAAIDPALGLLMAPAVAVPKLLARNSLTFSDFDLIEIHEAFGAQVVANIKAWEEGWSSESKESASNLRVGPLDRTKLNVLGGSIAIGHPFAATGGRMVTTLANELKRRCARRGLISVCAAGAMAASMMLERD
- a CDS encoding sugar transferase, whose amino-acid sequence is MLKTHWRLVSLLERIGDNAIVILAFFAAYFYRDSLLSLIAPLTFASPKKLHALGEISDYFIVLGVSLPLFNAILSLSGAYRSMRFSSVLQLIRMASFSSLLVFLCVGSVLYLLKLDLSRSFVGVYCFLCGVGLLIERYSMLRLLRYWRIRGKNFRNLLIAGTGKQAREVYLEIMRQPELGVRVVGFVHMGSQGKSSVLKVGSSPAGGQEMIEKQSASFVYDLPARVVATKKTFEVALKKYAVDEVLFTEVSRNLAAIEDLAEIAVDEGIHVTLAADLFSLGIIKSDTSYFGSLPLIHYQPAPGDSWALFTKRLVDMGISTLLLLLLAPLMLAVAFCIKLDSSGPIFFKQRRMGLNGRTFVLLKFRSMIKDAEKQLGELVSRNEMNGPVFKIRNDPRITRVGKWIRRLSIDELPQLINVLKGDMSLVGPRPPLPEEVSLYIRKHRRRLSMRPGLTCIWQTSGRNEIQDFETWASLDLEYIDNWSLKKDFELLLKTVPAVLSGFGAR
- a CDS encoding ATP-binding protein encodes the protein MKRNQLKFLLEWLGKENRKPLIIRGARQVGKSTLVRLFAAEQHLPLLEVNLERFPELASAFSAMDPRKLINQLEALPQMDSIVPSSLLFLDELQAIPEAIPALRYLHEEIKKIPIISAGSLLEFALRDHNFSMPVGRVQYLHMGPMTFCEFLEALEEYKLRKEIDTYEVGKEINAIAHKRLSELLRNYLFVGGMPEAVEIFAKTRKFTEVKEVHSSIIDTYREDFPKYCGSRNLSRIVHIFNFAAKNVGTKVKYAHFSREEQSSTIKTDIELLSMARVISKVTHSHCSGLPLQADVEEKIYKLLFLDIGLMNAVCGLKWDSLSHFDNLRLINEGAIAEQFIGQHLQYLIFPDVNRELNYWIRERKTSNAEVDFVVSFHGKIIPIEVKSGKGGSLRSLHQFMGEKKAPLAVRFYANSPAKERIETTIQKEKKNINVNYDLISLPLYLVEKLPDIVADK